A genomic segment from Tessaracoccus defluvii encodes:
- a CDS encoding glycoside hydrolase family 99-like domain-containing protein codes for MDIRPKVLAYYFPDWHEDARNAAWHGEGWTEWRLLEAVRPRFAGHRQPRVPLGGFQDEADPAVAAEQIELAVRHGIDGFLVDYYWYDDGPYLQRALDEGLLGAPNSSDIEFALMWANHELVDIFPYRRPGDDHATRLKDGAIDRAAFEAMVEHIIGAYFTRPNYLTVDGAPWFSLYEIGNFIAGMGGLDGARDALAWFRERTIAAGFPGLHLDAVVWGFGVLPTAVGVDDPAALTADLGFDSATSYVWIHHADVTQHDFPVGDAVRLRDEAFADYERFAASLPVPFHPNVTVGWDASPRTAQDIEFVPGRYPYTPVWDQTPAQFEAALTMARDFVERHPTPYPVVTVNAWNEWTEGSSLLPDTHNGAAMLEAVLRIFGPRSS; via the coding sequence ATGGACATCCGCCCCAAGGTTCTCGCCTACTACTTCCCCGACTGGCACGAGGATGCCCGCAATGCCGCCTGGCACGGGGAGGGGTGGACGGAATGGCGGCTGCTCGAGGCTGTGCGGCCGCGGTTCGCGGGGCACCGGCAGCCGAGGGTGCCCCTGGGCGGGTTCCAGGACGAGGCGGACCCTGCCGTCGCCGCCGAACAGATCGAGCTGGCCGTCCGGCACGGGATCGACGGCTTCCTCGTCGACTACTACTGGTACGACGACGGCCCGTACCTGCAGCGGGCCCTCGACGAGGGGCTCCTGGGCGCGCCGAACAGCTCGGACATCGAGTTCGCCCTCATGTGGGCCAACCACGAACTCGTCGACATCTTCCCGTACCGCAGACCGGGCGACGACCATGCCACCAGGCTCAAGGACGGGGCCATCGACAGGGCCGCCTTCGAGGCGATGGTCGAGCACATCATCGGGGCCTACTTCACCCGACCCAACTACCTCACCGTCGACGGGGCACCCTGGTTCTCCCTCTACGAGATCGGCAACTTCATCGCGGGCATGGGCGGTCTGGACGGGGCCCGCGACGCGCTCGCCTGGTTCAGGGAGCGGACCATCGCGGCCGGCTTCCCGGGCCTGCACCTGGATGCCGTCGTGTGGGGGTTCGGGGTGCTGCCCACCGCCGTCGGCGTCGACGACCCCGCGGCGCTGACCGCCGACCTCGGCTTCGACTCCGCCACGTCCTACGTGTGGATCCACCACGCCGACGTGACGCAGCACGACTTCCCGGTGGGCGACGCCGTCCGGCTCCGCGACGAGGCGTTCGCCGACTACGAGCGGTTCGCGGCCTCGCTGCCGGTGCCGTTCCACCCCAACGTGACCGTCGGCTGGGACGCGTCTCCGCGCACCGCCCAGGACATCGAGTTCGTGCCGGGCCGCTACCCGTACACCCCCGTGTGGGATCAGACGCCCGCGCAGTTCGAGGCGGCGCTGACGATGGCGCGGGACTTCGTCGAACGGCACCCGACGCCGTATCCGGTGGTCACCGTCAACGCCTGGAACGAATGGACTGAGGGCTCGTCCCTGCTCCCCGACACCCACAACGGGGCGGCGATGCTGGAGGCGGTGCTGCGCATCTTCGGCCCGCGCTCCAGCTGA
- a CDS encoding carbohydrate ABC transporter permease, which yields MRAVAKQLRNANARRRSAVRHFFLICIGFVLMYPLLWMVSSSFKKQDEIFSSTSLVPEAPTLDNYIQGWTATGMPFGWHIAITLLICSLTIIGNCLSCSLTAYAFGRLRFRGRQVLFAVMLVTIMLPQHVTLIAQYAMFRALGWVDTILPLVVPKFFAVEAFFIFLMVQFIRSIPIELDEAARIDGCGDFAIYWRIIMPLLTPAMVTTAIFSFIWAYNDFFSQLIYLSSLDRLTVPLALRRFLDAAGHSDWGAMFAMSILSIIPVLIVFVLFQRRIVEGMATTGLK from the coding sequence ATGAGGGCCGTGGCTAAGCAGCTCCGTAATGCGAACGCCCGGCGCCGCAGCGCCGTGCGTCACTTCTTCCTGATCTGCATCGGCTTCGTCCTGATGTACCCGCTGCTGTGGATGGTCAGCAGCTCCTTCAAGAAGCAGGACGAGATCTTCTCGAGCACCTCGCTGGTTCCCGAGGCGCCGACCCTCGACAACTACATCCAGGGATGGACAGCGACCGGCATGCCGTTCGGCTGGCACATCGCCATCACCCTGCTGATCTGCTCGCTGACCATCATCGGCAACTGCCTGTCCTGCTCGCTGACCGCCTACGCGTTCGGCAGGCTCCGCTTCCGCGGCCGCCAGGTGCTGTTCGCCGTCATGCTGGTCACCATCATGCTTCCGCAGCACGTCACGCTGATCGCCCAGTACGCGATGTTCAGGGCGCTGGGCTGGGTCGACACGATCCTGCCGCTGGTGGTGCCGAAGTTCTTCGCCGTCGAGGCATTCTTCATCTTCCTGATGGTGCAGTTCATTCGTTCGATCCCGATCGAACTTGACGAGGCCGCGAGGATTGACGGCTGCGGGGACTTCGCCATCTACTGGCGGATCATCATGCCGCTGCTGACCCCCGCCATGGTGACGACGGCGATCTTCTCCTTCATCTGGGCCTACAACGACTTCTTCAGCCAGCTCATCTACCTCTCCAGTCTCGACCGGCTCACCGTGCCCCTGGCTCTGCGGCGGTTCCTCGACGCCGCCGGCCACTCCGACTGGGGGGCGATGTTCGCGATGAGCATCCTGTCGATCATCCCCGTGCTGATCGTGTTCGTGCTGTTCCAGCGACGCATCGTCGAGGGCATGGCCACGACTGGCCTCAAGTGA
- a CDS encoding LacI family DNA-binding transcriptional regulator → MDVAKLAGVSMRTVSNVVNDYPHVADATRERVERAISELGYRPNLVARNLASGRTGLVALVVPRLEMPYFASLAQQMLEVAEAEGVVLVVQQTHDSHALELKALEGRFGQPIDGIVLSSTTLTDEDIARRRSRLPLVLLGDRVWPESVSAVAIDQVEAAKAAVAHLFSLGRRRVAVVGPGVSGGSNARWRGWVQAHEEAGVTVDPALQVESEGISGEHGVAAGVHIATAHPRPDAVFCFTDWLALGVIRGLQRAGLSVPEDVAVVGFDDIPYGRASNPTLTTISPDRGQIAAVALRSVLDQGRVTTPPARHEASWRLVVRESSG, encoded by the coding sequence GTGGATGTCGCCAAGCTCGCCGGTGTCTCGATGCGGACGGTGTCGAATGTCGTCAACGACTACCCGCATGTGGCCGACGCGACCCGGGAGCGGGTGGAGCGGGCCATCTCGGAGCTCGGGTACCGACCCAACCTTGTGGCACGGAACCTGGCCAGCGGCCGCACGGGCCTGGTCGCCCTGGTCGTCCCACGGCTGGAGATGCCGTACTTCGCCTCCCTGGCCCAGCAGATGCTCGAGGTTGCCGAGGCGGAGGGCGTCGTCCTCGTCGTCCAGCAGACGCATGACTCGCACGCGCTGGAGCTCAAGGCACTCGAAGGGCGCTTCGGGCAGCCCATCGACGGCATCGTCCTGAGCTCCACCACCCTGACCGACGAGGACATCGCGCGGCGCCGTTCCCGACTGCCGTTGGTGCTGCTCGGCGACCGTGTGTGGCCCGAGTCCGTGTCCGCGGTCGCGATCGACCAGGTCGAGGCGGCCAAGGCCGCCGTCGCCCACCTGTTCTCGCTGGGGCGCCGTCGGGTGGCCGTCGTGGGCCCAGGCGTCTCAGGAGGATCCAACGCGCGCTGGCGCGGCTGGGTCCAGGCGCACGAGGAGGCGGGGGTCACCGTCGACCCGGCGCTGCAGGTCGAGTCGGAGGGCATCAGCGGTGAGCACGGTGTCGCCGCGGGCGTGCACATCGCCACCGCCCATCCGCGCCCGGACGCTGTCTTCTGCTTCACGGACTGGCTCGCCCTCGGCGTGATCCGCGGGCTCCAACGGGCCGGGCTGTCGGTCCCGGAGGACGTCGCCGTCGTCGGCTTCGACGACATCCCCTACGGCAGGGCGTCCAACCCGACGCTGACGACCATCTCGCCCGACCGGGGGCAGATCGCGGCCGTCGCGCTGCGCTCCGTCCTGGACCAGGGAAGGGTAACGACACCCCCGGCCAGGCACGAGGCGTCCTGGAGACTGGTCGTGCGGGAGTCCTCGGGCTGA
- a CDS encoding molybdopterin-dependent oxidoreductase — protein MNASRAWRGAAAGAAAAVLGAGAGELVAAVVAPTSSPFAVIGGALIDVAPSWAKDAAIAWFGTSDKIALLTAIGIVLLILGAAAGICEARRPRVGVVVFVAVGISVGGLALTREDAGSLALVPSVLAGAAGAIALRMLARTRPGTGADGAGQPSRRAFLAWTIGTAAVGVVMAVAGGLGRAGAAAATTVRAALKLPRPVTPAPPIPASASLDVAGITPVVTPNPDFYRIDTALVVPSVDPSTWRLRIHGMVAQEVTLTWDELLALPLVESVTTLSCVSNEVGGDLIGNAVWLGYPIRELLQRAVPDADADMVLSASVDGFTAGTPLEALTDGRAALLAIGMNGEPLPPEHGFPVRMVVPGLYGYVSATKWVTDLEVTRFDRATAYWTARGWSDRGPIKLESRIDVPRQGRAVPAGDAVIAGVAWLPGTGVSGVEVQVDDGDWHGAELATAISDDTWVQWRRPWKAESGNHRIRCRAISRDGTTQTDTVAAPAPDGASGWHTITVQVS, from the coding sequence ATGAACGCGTCGCGTGCGTGGCGGGGTGCGGCGGCGGGAGCCGCGGCCGCCGTCCTGGGCGCGGGTGCGGGGGAACTCGTCGCCGCCGTCGTCGCCCCGACGTCGAGCCCCTTCGCGGTGATCGGTGGCGCCCTGATCGATGTCGCGCCGTCCTGGGCGAAGGATGCCGCCATCGCCTGGTTCGGCACCTCCGACAAGATCGCGCTGCTGACCGCGATCGGCATCGTTCTGCTGATCCTCGGGGCCGCGGCGGGAATCTGTGAGGCGCGTCGGCCGCGCGTGGGTGTGGTCGTCTTCGTGGCGGTCGGGATCTCAGTGGGCGGGCTCGCCCTCACGCGGGAGGACGCCGGATCCCTGGCCCTCGTCCCCTCCGTACTCGCCGGCGCAGCCGGGGCGATCGCGCTGCGGATGCTGGCCCGAACGCGGCCGGGGACCGGGGCGGATGGCGCCGGCCAGCCGTCCCGGCGGGCCTTCCTCGCATGGACCATCGGCACGGCCGCAGTCGGAGTGGTGATGGCCGTGGCCGGCGGCCTGGGCCGTGCCGGTGCAGCGGCCGCCACGACGGTGCGAGCGGCGCTCAAGCTGCCGAGACCCGTCACCCCTGCGCCGCCGATCCCGGCATCGGCGTCGCTCGACGTCGCGGGGATCACGCCGGTGGTCACGCCGAACCCGGACTTCTACCGCATCGACACGGCGCTCGTGGTGCCCTCGGTCGACCCGTCGACCTGGAGGCTGCGCATCCACGGGATGGTTGCTCAGGAGGTGACGCTGACCTGGGATGAGCTGCTCGCGCTGCCGTTGGTGGAGAGTGTGACGACCCTGTCGTGCGTGTCGAACGAGGTCGGCGGCGACCTGATCGGCAACGCCGTTTGGCTGGGGTATCCGATCCGCGAGCTGCTGCAGCGGGCCGTCCCGGACGCCGACGCCGACATGGTGCTCTCCGCCTCTGTCGACGGGTTCACCGCCGGGACCCCGCTCGAGGCGCTGACCGACGGCCGTGCCGCGCTGCTGGCGATCGGGATGAACGGGGAGCCGCTGCCTCCGGAGCACGGCTTCCCTGTGCGGATGGTCGTGCCCGGCCTCTACGGGTACGTGTCGGCGACGAAGTGGGTGACCGACCTCGAGGTGACCCGGTTCGACCGGGCGACGGCCTACTGGACCGCCCGCGGCTGGTCGGACCGGGGCCCCATCAAGCTCGAGTCCCGCATCGACGTCCCGCGCCAGGGCCGCGCCGTCCCAGCCGGGGATGCCGTGATCGCCGGGGTGGCGTGGCTGCCGGGCACCGGGGTCTCCGGCGTCGAGGTGCAGGTCGACGACGGCGACTGGCACGGCGCGGAGCTCGCGACGGCCATCTCGGACGACACGTGGGTGCAGTGGCGGCGGCCCTGGAAGGCGGAGTCCGGGAACCACCGCATCCGCTGTCGTGCCATCTCCCGCGACGGGACGACGCAGACGGACACCGTCGCAGCCCCGGCGCCGGACGGCGCGAGCGGCTGGCACACGATCACCGTGCAGGTCTCCTGA
- a CDS encoding glycoside hydrolase family 2 protein — protein MTDAALQILASRPASEQDGTYPRPQLIRDRWASLDRKVGFAHDDGLVGVDEGWFARDDVFSREIQLPFPPESEASGVGEKGFHPCVWYRIEVTADDLAAAGHVSGRRLLLRFGAVDHDAMVWVDGTFVGSHVGGQTAFALDVTHALTKGDGGHVITVRAHEDPHDMSLPRGKQDWHEEPHAIWYERTTGIWRSVWLESVPATHLTRLAWRPDVVAGTATCFLELPTRPTTPVTVDVVVAHAGRVLASSTVTVTERASAVTLHLGDSWTMVHDALVWTPSRPTLLDAAVVVHGPDGATDEIASYLGMRDVTITGDALSLTGRPFYLRSVLEQGYWEESHLTPPSVAALREEVELILSLGFNSARIHQKVEDPRFHFWADKLGLTLWGETAATYAFDSVAVSRLSKEWIDLVRDYESHPSIIAWVPFNESWGIDRVADSPAQAAFSRGLADLTRALDPTRPVISNDGWEHTDSDLLTIHDYAWDRELIRARYADGVEALLDSAIAGPRALIADPRQRLDVPVLLTEIGGVRFVPEATEETWGYSTASSQDDYAERIAAILEPIQAAQGVAGFCWTQLTDTLQEANGLCDADRRPKLPAEQLRAIVQGGPPRRS, from the coding sequence ATGACCGATGCAGCGCTGCAAATCTTGGCTTCCCGGCCCGCCTCTGAGCAGGACGGCACCTACCCCCGCCCCCAGCTGATCCGCGACCGCTGGGCCAGCCTCGACCGCAAGGTCGGGTTCGCCCATGACGACGGCCTCGTCGGCGTCGACGAGGGCTGGTTCGCTCGCGACGACGTGTTCAGCCGCGAGATCCAGCTCCCCTTCCCTCCCGAGTCCGAGGCCTCCGGCGTCGGCGAGAAGGGATTCCACCCGTGTGTCTGGTACCGGATCGAGGTGACGGCGGACGACCTCGCAGCGGCCGGCCACGTCTCGGGGCGGCGACTTCTGCTGCGTTTCGGCGCGGTCGACCATGACGCGATGGTCTGGGTCGACGGCACCTTCGTCGGTTCGCATGTGGGCGGGCAGACGGCGTTCGCGCTCGATGTCACACACGCCCTCACCAAGGGCGACGGCGGACACGTCATCACCGTCCGCGCCCACGAGGACCCGCACGACATGAGCCTCCCCCGCGGGAAGCAGGACTGGCACGAGGAACCGCACGCCATCTGGTACGAGCGCACGACCGGCATCTGGCGCTCCGTCTGGCTGGAGTCGGTGCCCGCGACCCACCTGACGCGGCTGGCCTGGCGCCCCGATGTGGTGGCCGGCACCGCCACCTGCTTCCTGGAACTGCCGACGCGGCCGACCACGCCGGTCACCGTCGACGTCGTCGTCGCACACGCCGGGCGCGTGCTTGCCTCCAGCACGGTGACGGTCACAGAACGCGCCTCCGCCGTGACGCTCCACCTCGGCGACTCGTGGACCATGGTGCACGACGCGCTCGTGTGGACCCCGTCACGCCCGACGCTGCTCGACGCGGCCGTGGTCGTGCATGGACCGGACGGCGCAACGGACGAGATCGCCTCCTACCTGGGGATGCGCGACGTCACCATCACGGGAGACGCCCTGTCGCTGACAGGACGGCCCTTCTATCTGCGTTCGGTGCTGGAGCAGGGGTACTGGGAGGAGTCGCACCTGACGCCGCCGTCGGTGGCGGCTCTGCGGGAGGAGGTCGAACTCATCCTGTCGCTCGGGTTCAACTCCGCCCGCATCCACCAGAAGGTCGAGGATCCGCGGTTCCACTTCTGGGCCGACAAGCTCGGCCTGACGCTGTGGGGTGAAACGGCGGCGACCTACGCCTTCGACTCCGTCGCAGTGTCACGCCTGTCGAAGGAATGGATCGACCTGGTGCGCGACTACGAGTCGCACCCGTCGATCATCGCGTGGGTGCCGTTCAACGAGTCGTGGGGCATCGACCGTGTGGCCGACTCCCCCGCGCAGGCGGCGTTCAGCCGCGGGCTGGCCGACCTCACCCGCGCGCTGGATCCGACACGCCCCGTCATCTCGAATGACGGCTGGGAGCACACCGACTCCGACCTGCTGACCATCCATGACTACGCCTGGGACCGCGAACTGATCCGGGCCCGGTACGCCGACGGGGTCGAGGCTCTGCTGGACAGCGCGATCGCCGGCCCGCGGGCCCTGATCGCCGATCCGCGGCAGCGGCTCGATGTGCCGGTGCTGCTGACGGAGATCGGCGGCGTCCGGTTCGTGCCCGAGGCGACCGAGGAGACGTGGGGATACTCGACGGCGTCGTCCCAGGACGACTACGCGGAGCGGATCGCGGCGATCCTGGAGCCCATCCAGGCTGCACAGGGGGTCGCGGGCTTCTGCTGGACGCAGCTGACCGACACGTTGCAGGAGGCGAATGGCCTCTGCGACGCGGACCGCAGGCCCAAGCTGCCGGCCGAGCAGCTGCGCGCCATCGTCCAGGGCGGGCCTCCGCGGCGCAGCTGA
- a CDS encoding ABC transporter substrate-binding protein: MSTVNRRSFMNLTAGGLAAAAVAGCTPGGGANPTSPGTAGGSSPASSPATQGGGSAALKVGWYGGAPVHEAMDSALKAFTSANPGITTTGTGVAFGDYWDKLATETAGGSGPDVFRMSMTYFVEYASRGALDDLTSASVIDTATLDADVKASGMVDGKLMGIGQSSIAPALFSSSAMLDKVGATVPVEWTWDEFSAWAKDYSAEAGAGMYGSSDMAGNFQMFDVFAREHVGNQFNDDGTLRLDAAVVEAWFALWDDLRLAKAAPPQDVTSAAGTFETNPMTTGTAALTSGWIQQMTFFQPLIKDSVVAASPLPQKTKGDFSGMFVKALDFWCVSAQSKHKEEAAKLVNHLINDPTATEPIGLLLGVPPTVGAREQLAGAAPAVQAAVKYVETYAPKAGKAPGPWPRGYGEVMSAFQRAAESVGFATAKPGDAATTFIDEAKSALGA, translated from the coding sequence ATGTCCACCGTCAACCGTCGTTCGTTCATGAACCTCACCGCGGGCGGCCTCGCCGCCGCTGCGGTCGCAGGCTGCACCCCCGGTGGTGGTGCCAACCCCACGAGCCCCGGCACCGCCGGCGGTTCGTCCCCCGCGTCGTCGCCCGCCACCCAGGGTGGCGGCTCGGCCGCCCTCAAGGTCGGCTGGTACGGCGGCGCGCCCGTCCACGAGGCCATGGACTCGGCCCTCAAGGCGTTCACCTCCGCCAATCCCGGCATCACCACGACCGGCACCGGCGTCGCGTTCGGCGACTATTGGGACAAGCTCGCCACGGAGACGGCCGGCGGCTCCGGCCCCGACGTGTTCCGCATGTCGATGACCTACTTCGTCGAGTACGCCAGCCGTGGCGCGCTCGACGACCTGACCTCCGCGTCGGTGATCGACACCGCGACCCTCGACGCGGACGTCAAGGCCTCCGGCATGGTCGACGGCAAGCTCATGGGCATCGGCCAGAGCTCGATCGCGCCGGCTCTGTTCTCGAGCTCGGCCATGCTCGACAAGGTCGGCGCCACCGTGCCGGTCGAGTGGACCTGGGATGAATTCTCCGCCTGGGCCAAGGACTACTCCGCCGAGGCGGGCGCCGGCATGTACGGCAGCTCCGACATGGCGGGCAACTTCCAGATGTTCGACGTCTTCGCCCGCGAACACGTGGGCAACCAGTTCAATGACGACGGGACGCTCCGCCTGGACGCCGCCGTCGTCGAGGCCTGGTTCGCGCTGTGGGACGACCTCCGGCTGGCCAAGGCCGCGCCGCCGCAGGACGTAACCTCGGCGGCGGGCACGTTCGAGACCAACCCGATGACCACCGGCACCGCCGCGCTCACGTCGGGCTGGATCCAGCAGATGACGTTCTTCCAGCCCCTGATCAAGGACAGCGTCGTCGCCGCGTCGCCGCTGCCTCAGAAGACCAAGGGTGATTTCTCCGGCATGTTCGTCAAGGCACTCGACTTCTGGTGCGTCTCTGCCCAGTCCAAGCACAAGGAGGAGGCCGCCAAGCTGGTCAACCACCTGATCAACGACCCGACGGCCACCGAGCCGATCGGGCTGTTGCTGGGCGTGCCGCCGACGGTGGGTGCACGGGAACAGCTTGCGGGCGCGGCGCCCGCCGTGCAGGCCGCCGTCAAGTACGTCGAGACGTACGCGCCCAAGGCGGGCAAGGCGCCCGGCCCCTGGCCGCGGGGCTACGGCGAGGTCATGTCCGCGTTCCAGCGCGCCGCGGAGTCCGTCGGCTTCGCGACGGCGAAGCCCGGTGACGCCGCGACGACGTTCATCGACGAGGCCAAGTCGGCGCTCGGAGCCTGA
- a CDS encoding carbohydrate ABC transporter permease has protein sequence MAKRRSWKAYLFLLPWLIGLCWFTIGPMIISLYYSFTDYSLLEAPQWVGLENYARMIDDTRFHKSAIVTLQYVALSVPLELIASLGLALLLNQGIKGLAVYRAVYYVPSLLGGSVAIAVLWRQIFGPNGLVDAGLTAIGVEVPALISSPGTALYTLVLLRVWQFGAPMLIFLAALRQVPKDVLEAASIDGAGAVARFFRVTLPLITPIVFFNLVLQVIGAFQAFTPAYIISGGSGGPADSTLFYTLYLYQKTFANFQMGYGAALAWVLLIVIALFTLANFVVSRYWVYYEDEGRG, from the coding sequence ATGGCGAAGCGACGCTCCTGGAAGGCGTACCTCTTCCTGCTCCCATGGCTCATCGGCTTGTGCTGGTTCACGATCGGCCCGATGATCATATCCCTGTACTACTCGTTCACGGACTACAGCCTTCTCGAGGCGCCCCAGTGGGTCGGACTCGAGAACTACGCGCGCATGATCGACGACACCCGGTTCCACAAGTCGGCCATCGTCACCCTGCAGTACGTGGCGCTGTCGGTGCCCCTTGAGCTCATCGCGTCCCTCGGACTCGCGCTGCTGCTCAACCAGGGGATCAAGGGATTGGCCGTCTACCGGGCCGTGTACTACGTGCCCAGCCTGCTGGGCGGGAGCGTCGCCATCGCCGTGCTGTGGCGTCAGATCTTCGGGCCGAACGGCCTGGTCGATGCGGGTCTGACGGCGATCGGGGTGGAGGTGCCCGCGCTGATCTCCAGCCCGGGCACCGCCCTGTACACGCTGGTGCTGCTGCGCGTGTGGCAGTTCGGCGCCCCGATGCTGATCTTCCTCGCGGCGCTGCGGCAGGTGCCGAAGGACGTGCTCGAGGCGGCATCCATCGACGGTGCGGGGGCGGTCGCCCGCTTCTTCCGCGTGACGCTGCCGCTGATCACACCCATCGTCTTCTTCAACCTCGTGCTGCAGGTTATCGGGGCCTTCCAGGCGTTCACGCCGGCCTACATCATCTCCGGTGGATCGGGTGGCCCGGCCGACTCCACCCTCTTCTACACGCTGTACCTGTACCAGAAGACGTTCGCCAACTTCCAGATGGGATACGGCGCCGCCCTGGCGTGGGTGCTCCTGATTGTCATCGCCCTGTTCACGCTGGCCAACTTCGTGGTCAGCAGATACTGGGTCTACTACGAGGATGAGGGCCGTGGCTAA
- a CDS encoding sulfatase family protein, with protein sequence MAPTRPNIIWVMTDQHRADLTTVTGQAGPVMPTLGALADRGTTFERASTSYPACVPARVSLLTGRFPSAHQVRQNSNEDDAFFAEDLLDVLGKAGYETFFSGKPHMHRKPADFDHFRGPYMHTEGPKKTPQHAEFDAWLDGLDHSVADGPTPFPLSAQLPTRIVDDALDAVLSARPDGPTDRPFFCWVSFPEPHNPYQAPEPYYSMFTDVADSYERGAGPEVIDQLSWRYRWLRDLVEEKRPNFDAEWRRYLAVYLGMLRMLDDQIARLFAGLGEHMDNTIVVFLADHGDYVGQYGMQRKGAGLSDALTRIPLIVAGPGVPAGEVRDEEVSIVDVTPTMCGLLGLDLPAGIQGRDLAPLLARSREPGEEFETGYVELGYGGVAYDVDDRPDLHFPYEGRTFDELNTVTQSGQERMVRRGDWKLIMDDRGTTWLHDLATDPAEVDNLAADLDHAAVRHDLTQRLARWMMRVGDDLPLGRYTPLIPPHNWRWAPQPPEADSTP encoded by the coding sequence ATGGCGCCAACTCGACCCAACATCATCTGGGTGATGACCGATCAGCACCGTGCGGACCTGACGACCGTCACGGGGCAGGCCGGTCCGGTCATGCCGACGCTCGGTGCCCTGGCGGACCGTGGCACGACCTTCGAACGGGCCTCGACCTCGTATCCGGCCTGCGTGCCGGCTCGCGTCAGCCTGCTGACGGGGCGCTTCCCGTCCGCGCACCAGGTGCGGCAGAATTCCAACGAGGACGACGCCTTCTTCGCGGAGGACCTCCTGGACGTGCTGGGCAAGGCCGGATACGAGACCTTCTTCTCCGGCAAGCCGCACATGCACCGCAAGCCGGCCGACTTCGACCACTTCCGGGGCCCCTACATGCACACGGAGGGCCCGAAGAAGACCCCCCAGCACGCCGAGTTCGACGCCTGGCTGGATGGGCTCGACCACTCGGTGGCCGACGGCCCGACCCCGTTCCCGCTCTCGGCGCAGCTGCCCACCCGCATCGTCGACGACGCGCTCGACGCAGTGCTCAGTGCGCGCCCCGACGGCCCCACCGACCGCCCGTTCTTCTGCTGGGTCTCCTTCCCCGAGCCGCACAACCCGTACCAGGCGCCGGAGCCGTACTACTCGATGTTCACCGACGTCGCCGACTCCTACGAGCGCGGCGCGGGTCCCGAGGTGATCGACCAACTGTCGTGGCGGTACCGGTGGCTGCGGGACCTTGTCGAGGAGAAGCGCCCGAACTTCGACGCCGAGTGGCGGCGCTACCTCGCGGTCTACCTGGGCATGCTTCGCATGCTGGACGACCAGATCGCCCGCCTCTTCGCGGGCCTCGGCGAACACATGGACAACACCATCGTCGTCTTCCTCGCCGACCACGGCGACTACGTCGGCCAGTACGGCATGCAGCGCAAGGGCGCAGGCCTCTCCGACGCGCTGACACGGATCCCGCTCATCGTCGCCGGCCCGGGCGTCCCGGCGGGCGAGGTGCGCGATGAGGAGGTGTCCATCGTCGACGTCACCCCGACCATGTGTGGGCTCCTCGGGCTCGATCTGCCCGCGGGCATCCAGGGGCGCGACCTCGCTCCGCTGCTCGCCCGCAGCCGCGAGCCGGGGGAGGAGTTCGAGACCGGCTACGTCGAACTCGGCTACGGGGGAGTGGCCTACGACGTCGACGACCGACCCGACCTGCACTTCCCGTACGAGGGGCGCACCTTCGATGAGCTGAACACCGTCACCCAGTCCGGTCAGGAACGCATGGTCCGCCGCGGCGACTGGAAGCTGATCATGGACGATCGCGGCACCACCTGGCTGCACGATCTCGCTACGGACCCGGCAGAGGTGGACAACCTGGCCGCGGATCTCGACCACGCCGCCGTCCGGCACGACCTCACGCAGCGGCTGGCCCGCTGGATGATGCGCGTCGGCGACGACCTCCCGCTCGGGCGCTACACGCCCCTGATCCCACCCCACAACTGGCGCTGGGCTCCCCAGCCGCCCGAGGCCGACTCGACCCCCTGA